The nucleotide window TGTGTACTGCTAGACAAGCAGACGCAGGCATTATCCTTTCGGATAACTTCGATTCAGGCATCAACCCGGCAACGTTTTCTGCTTATCAGAACGCTCAATCCGTTGGAGATGGCCTGCAAGGGTTTCTGTCTGGCAATGCGTTGCATTTTGGAAAAGTGAATGATTTAGAGCGTTTTGCAACCACAAGTTCCTTGGACGTTTCCACGGGGGGAACGATCTCGTTTGATTTTCGCGGGGGAAACGAGAATGTCGACGGGGCCGAGTACTGGGAAAATAGCGAATCGATGAGCGAATGGATGGAGCTTTCGTATTCGATCGATGGTGGGGCGAATTTTGTTCTGCTTGACTCCCTTAGCACGCAAGCGAACATTGGCCAAGATCCAACCGTTTGGGAGCACTTTGACTTCTTGATTCCCGTAGACGCTCAAACCGCCAACACGCAGTTCCAATTTCGCCAACAATCGTCGGACGGGCAAGGCTTCGATTTGTGGGCGATCGATAACTTGGTGGTAACCAACAATGTCGTCACCGCTGTCCCAGAGCCTACTTCGTTGGCTTTGTTCGGAATTGGCGCGGGCTTGGTAGGGATGGGGGCGGTTCGTCGCCGGAGGAAGGCAGCGCTCGTTCGCCAGTGAACCTGGAACGCTACTGCCACTGAGCAGGATCTTGGCAATAATAATCGCGGAACTGCTGATAAAGTTCCGCATGTCGATGCGCCATCGCTTTGGGTTGCACGAAGAAGCATTCTGTGGCCACGGCAAAGAACTCGCCGATGTTGGTCGTGCCGTAGCAATCTAGCAGCGTTGGTAAGCCGTGGCTGCATTCCATCTGCAGTTGTTGGAACTCGCGTGGGATGACTTGGGCCCACTGTTGGTAACGCTCGGCACTGGGCAGCGGAGGCGTGCCGTCGACATCGCGACCGTTTTGCATGTCGAGCTGATGGGCGAACTCATGAAACACGAGATTGTGCCCGGCGGATTCCCGACGCCCACCGGCGTGGGCATCT belongs to Bremerella cremea and includes:
- a CDS encoding PEP-CTERM sorting domain-containing protein (PEP-CTERM proteins occur, often in large numbers, in the proteomes of bacteria that also encode an exosortase, a predicted intramembrane cysteine proteinase. The presence of a PEP-CTERM domain at a protein's C-terminus predicts cleavage within the sorting domain, followed by covalent anchoring to some some component of the (usually Gram-negative) cell surface. Many PEP-CTERM proteins exhibit an unusual sequence composition that includes large numbers of potential glycosylation sites. Expression of one such protein has been shown restore the ability of a bacterium to form floc, a type of biofilm.), with protein sequence MKWVFSSIVICLFVLLCTARQADAGIILSDNFDSGINPATFSAYQNAQSVGDGLQGFLSGNALHFGKVNDLERFATTSSLDVSTGGTISFDFRGGNENVDGAEYWENSESMSEWMELSYSIDGGANFVLLDSLSTQANIGQDPTVWEHFDFLIPVDAQTANTQFQFRQQSSDGQGFDLWAIDNLVVTNNVVTAVPEPTSLALFGIGAGLVGMGAVRRRRKAALVRQ